The Musa acuminata AAA Group cultivar baxijiao chromosome BXJ2-2, Cavendish_Baxijiao_AAA, whole genome shotgun sequence genome contains the following window.
ctctccctctctctcgatTGCGGATTTCACCTTTTGCCCTTGGAACTTCTCCGCGTTTAGGATCCGAGGAGCAGATCGGAGATCGGATCCATGGCGGAAACGCCGCCGCCCTTCCAGGAATCCTCCCGCTGCGACGTCTGCAACTGTAGCTTCACCACCTTCCGCCGCCGGGTACCTTGTTCCCTATCGAGAGAGATATTACGCTTTTTCTCGCGTGTCTATTTCTATGATGCCAAAAGCAATTGTCGATGCGGGTGGATCGAATTTAGCTAGTATCAGGCAATACGACACCGGAGATTGCTGCTAGCCCTCTCCTAGTCCAAACTTTTCCAGTTTCtaggtgtttgtgatattgacagGATTGATTTTTAACTGGGGTGCATAGTTGCACTATTTTCATTACAGAATTCTTATGATGCTACGGATCGTTCAATAAATactgaatattttttttcaattgcATTACTGTTATTCATTTTTATTTCTTCCCTGGATCATCGTCTCGTGTTAATTGATGGTGTTGACTGACTATGTGGTGTTCGTGAGTCAGCCCCTTTGTTCTATtatgtgttcttttttttttcgcttTTTGTACATTAATGGACTAAATCCGTCGACATTTGGCTATTCGTTATAAACGGAGTTAAGTTCTTTATGTGCTTCAAGCAGATTAGTTGCTAAGAGTTAatataaaaaggagaaatgccACATATTGCCATAAGTTAGATGCATGCTAAATTTCTTTTACCTTATAATATTTGATGAATGATGTTGTTAAGTCCAAAATTTCTCATTAGTTTCTTGATGTAACTAATTGATGTGGAAGCAGAAATCATTCCGTGAAATTTCTGACATAGATATGTAGTTTGACTTTTTTACTTATACCAGCTTGTATCTTGTTTTTCGCTGGATGTGAGTCGATCATTGTGACTTAATCATAGGGTTGGTAGAAACTCGTTGCCTTCTAAGATATGGTCCATACTTACCCTCCTACAAGAATCAGGCATTTACTGAGCCTCGTATTAATGGGTCCTAATAAGTTCTAGTCTGTGGCTGAGGATACTTCTGCTGCCTTGATTACACCAAAATATGCATCACTTTTGATGCATGAAGTGACAAATTACAAATAACGTGAATTCTCAGGGAGACATGGGAGGTTCTTGCAAATGCACGATTTTTGTCATCTAGTAGTGTTTTTACAAGTATTCTGAAAATATGATTACATTACCTTTCACATGAGCACTTGGACATAGGATAAATGTGCAGCATATGATTTGTAGGTATGTTTGATATGTTAATTGATAATATTTGGTTTAAGTTCTGCAAGTTCCTATacataatttgattattttttctATGTTTTAAAGATAAATGTGTCGCTCATTTGGTAATATTTATGTACAGCATCATTGTCGATGTTGTGGCAGGACACTCTGTCATGAACATTCATCAAACTACATGGTACTTGCCTCTAGTACCTATCTTGGTTTTAATGTAAATACACATAAGCCTGAGACCAATATGTGTTGCTAAGATACTACTTATCTTTTTAGGCTTTACCGCAATTTGGCATATACTCTGACGTCAGAGTCTGCTCCGACTGTTTAAACAATTCCCCTCGGTAAATTTTTTGCCCCTTTTTTTTCCTGTATCATTCTTAGTTTAACGAGGTATGCCCCTATTATCTTTTTTCCCTTATAAATCCTATTAAATGCTTGCTTGTAATTTGCTGTGCATTACAAATGGTCTTTTTTAGACGAGCTGAAAATCTGTCATTTACTGAAGGTAGTTTAATGTTACGTGTTAAACATAGAACTTTGACAGCTTTCTTTTATCAGCTCACACAAAATTGATGAATGTTTACTAGCTTTTCATTTGTTTTGCGCCTAGGCTTCTATTTGGTCATCGCGATGGCAATGGTTGCTATTCTTGGTTTTCACATTGAATTGATGAATCCTTATAACTTTTCCTTTATCCTTGCTCTTGGCTTAGAGTTTGGTATAGGACTATTGTTGGTCGACTCAAACTCACAAACAAGATGCCTCAATTTCAGAGAGATGACATTGACCTGATATTCCGCTTTAGGAGATATCAAATGACTTTTATTTATAAActagattttctttttatttgttattcatACCAATCATGTGGATTTTATACAAAATGATGCTTCCTAAATTCGTTCTTTAGGTCTCAAAAAGATGATACACAGGCTTTGGCAAATTCCTCTGATGTTGGAGCAGACTCAATTTCAAGATTGACACTGcatgaaaacactgatttagtGGCTAAAGCAACTTCAGGTGAATCCATAGTAGGTGTTCCTGAGTGCAAGTGTGGGATGCCTTTGTGCATATGTGTAACTCCAACACCAGAACCAGCTCCCATGCAGGTAGATTCTTATTACACTTCGCTTGAGCCACTGCTATTTGCATCAACTTAGCTGCTTAATTGTAGATGCAGGGCACTACCATGTTAAACATACAGTCCAACCCAAAACCAAGGAAGACTAGTAGCAGCCAGCAACCGGCAGAATCCATTTCAAGGAAGCATGCTGCTACTTCATCCAGCAAGCCAAGGTCACCCATCATCTGTTTGTCCCAAGTTTTCCAGCATAAGCACTTAAAATTGAGTTCTGTAACATTTTTGTTAAAAACATTTACAGCTCATTTTTCAACCTTGGTCAAGCGAGCAACAATGCCGTAGATGAGGCTTGTGCAAATTATGATGTCAGCGGAGAGGTAAAGTGTAATAGGTTGTGTTTCTGTCTCATGGTTACATATCATTCAATTCTAGAAAATATAACTAAGGTGATACTTGTTTTTCTTCAGGGCTTAAGAGAAGCAATTAAGAACAGTGATTCTACAGCCGTCAGAGAACTTCTTAGTAAGGTATATATGTTCTTGATTTTCTTGCTCTGcacatttttgatacaaagctgaTGTTTTGTTTCTGGGACAGGGGGTGGATCCAAACTACTGTGACAAGCAAGGCTTGACATTGCTACATCTTGTATGTATTCCCTCTAATAAGATGAAAATGGTTCTTGCAGGTGTTTTCCTATATATTTGGCATGCGTAAATTGGTTGAAGCATCTTTTTTTGAGAGAATAAAAAGCATCTACGAAAATCTTTTAAGTTAGCCAGTTCATTTATTAGATATTCTCCTGGTCGCTGTTTCTTCAGCAATCTCAGTTGTTTGGTTAGTGATTATTTAGAGTTTTCAAAATTCATCACACCTTGCAAAATTCAAGCTTTATGATCTTCTTAGGGATCATGGTTCGCAAGCCTTGGATTTCAAATATTGCCATCATTAAATAAAAGCACCATTTACTTGGAAGTTTTGTGCATCGGAGTCATCTATATGGTTCCTCACATCAAATACATTTTCCTGATGTCTTGGCATGCTTTTCGGTTGCTTGTTATGATGTTTTGGGTTTGCCATCGTTTGTTTTCTCTGTTGATGTAATATCCGATAGTTTAATTGGTTGATCAATTGCAAGAGCAAAGTTATATAtgcagaatctctctctctctctctgataaaAAACTTTCTTCCAACTGCAGGCTGCAGTTTTTAATCAGACTGAAATAGCTTTCATTCTCATGGATCATGGAGCAAGTACAGAATCTAAAAATGCTCAAGGTGATTGTTATTTCGTCTACCGGTCATTTAGTAGGACAGTTCAGTTCCTTGGTAGTCTAATTTACAAATGCTTATCCTATGCTACGGTTCAAAGTTCATCCTGCAAAATGTCGAATTATCCTCTTTAAAATTCTTTTACATCGAACACCAATCATGTTAACGAACTATTTTTTTGATTccatataaaagaaaaataacagaGAATCTCCCACATCCCTGTGCACATCTTGTTCAGATTGGAAAATATGATTAAATGTGTATCAGTTCAGCAGGAACCAACAGAAAATCCATGATTCAGATTGGAAAGCACAGCTTGTTCTAACTACCATTGACAACAATTTTCGGAGTCCATGCAACAATGAGTGCATCCATGATTCATACCTTGATGCTACTAATAAGTAGTATTCTTTTGTCAGGTGAAACACCTTTGGATTGTGCGCCCACCATGTTGCAGTACAAGATGCGCAAGAAGGCAGAAGAACTCGCAGGCACTGCACAAGCAATTTAACTGTCTCAGTCTCCCCCAAGTCGAGAGGCGTCAAACACTCCCAGTTGTGGTGGTAGAAGACTCTGGTTGCCTGAAGAAGAAGATGAGCTCTTTCTTATCGGGCTTAACCCAGCAATAACTCAACTATTTCGTTCTTCGTAGAGCCATTAAAATCTCCTGTCATTTTTCATGTCGCGTGCTATGCTATCTTCCATCTTCGATGCGATACTTAATACTCGAATGTTAGTGTTTCCTCCTCCGCGGTGATCCAAACAATGGCGCGTTGTGCACTGTGGAAGCTACGACTCGGCTGTGCTCAGGTTTGATTTGCTCTATCTATCAAATAATTAATTCATATTTGGATATTTTCTTTCGATATACATATATGGATTTTTTGTGCGTATTATCAGCATTTTTGGGGGCATATTACACGTTGTTCGAAGTAAACACGAAATTAGTATTTTATTGCAGAGATCACAAAGTGGGCGAGCAGGATGGATTGTGACTCGAAGCTCTTACAGCTCTTCTTCGTGTCTCTCAGCCCCGCCGCCCATGACGTACTCCTTGGCCGCCTCGACCTTCTCCTTTGCCGCGTCCACCGTTTCCTTCGCCTTCTCTTTTGCCTTCTCCGTCGCGCCCGTGGCAGACTCCCTCGCCTTGGCCGCCGCCTCTTCCGCTGTCTTCACCGCCTCCTCTTTCGCCTTGGCCCCCTTCTCTTTGGCCTCGGCCGCTGCCTCTTTTGCTGTCTTCCCCGCCGCTTCCTTTGCCTTCGCTGCCTTCTCCGCGGCAGCCTCTTTTGCTTTGCCCATCTTCTCCGGCGCCTCGCTTCCGATCTCTGTACAACCCCATGTCCACACCTCGAGCACAAGACGACCAAAGCCAACAAAACGTTAAGCGGGTTATGGAGACAGATCAAGCCAACCTGAGGCGATCTCCTGCAGCTTTTCTGTGCTCGTCTCAGCTGCTTCCTTGGCCTTCCCTGCCTTGTCTGCAACGAAGATCAAGGCATTAAATCCAGAACATCTTCTCAACGGCGTCCAAAGCCTACTCGGACTTACCATGAATCATCTCTTGGCCTCGTTCCCGACCTGTCGTCGCAGCCTCTTCGACCTTCCTCGttgcgtcctcctcctcctcgtcttcctgGTTCTTCTTGAGACCAAAACCACCGGATATCTTATCCTTAGCCCAGGCAGTCCACGACTCCGACGGCTCccccccttcccttcccttctcctctgctTCATGTTCCGTTGTTGCTGATGCTGCTACAAGAAGCACAGAGAGCAGCAGAAGAAGCATCAGGACGCTGCGAGAAAGCTTACTGCTCGTGTCCACGGCCATGGCTGCGGTTTTGGTATGTCTCGGCGCTTCGATTCTGGAAGCTCGGCATTGGTGACGAGTTCGCCAGGGGAATTTAAGCGAATGGAGTGCATGGTATGGAGAGGTCTTCTCCGCGCCGCGTGTCGCCCGTGTCCGAACTCGGTGCCACGTGCATTTGGTCGAACACGTTCACCGTTCGAGACGTCCCTGCTCGGCCTTTTGTCGAGGAGGAAGATGGGAAGGAATAAaaaggtaaataataataataataataataataataataataataagagatctaattatatattattttagattTTCTTAACATCTCAATTgttaaaatcaaaaaatttatattagaatctgAAACATCTAACTCGATTTTATCGACGGAGTATATTTTATGTACATAAATAATACGAAAATGATAGATAAAAGAATAATCTAAATATTCGAATTATGTTTTCGATGTTGGTGGATGATGTCGCTATCGAGAGCGTGATTATTATGAGTGAGGAGAGAGAGCGATAACGAGAGATGAGACAAAAATAGAGGAGAAAGTCGACGACGCAAATGTCGACATTATGCATTTGCATTGACTGTCGCTCAATAATTCTATTGATGTCGACACAGATGTAGAGCAGCAAATGGGCTGCTCGATATCTACATTGATGTCGATGCAGATACAGATGCAGAGCAGCATCACTTTGCATTTGCGTCGATGCTAATAATGATGCGGGGAAGGGTAACGTTGCGCTGCATTAACAGTGAAAGGACTGCTCGACATTTACATCGACATTGATAGATGTAGAGCATTACTCGATATCTATGTTGATGCTATAACGATGTAGGGAATAATGGTGTTGCTCTACTCGATATTGACGAAAATACAAATGTAGAGCGGTGTCGTTTTGCATCTACGTCGACCCTAGCAATGATGCGAGAAGGAACATCTATGTCGACGCTAATTCAGTTGTTGAGCAGCATCAACACAAATGCAAAGTGTTAACGTCTGCatcatcctcttccttcttcctccctttCGCCACCACTCTCCTTTCTCATCCTTTTCATCCCCCCCGCCCCCACAAGAAGCTGCAAATGTCCATAACTTTCTTATTTGACTATTGCATCATTCTCGTCGATCATAATCATAATAGTCACTCGCGGCCCCTAGTTGTATCGTTGTCCGTCATCGTCGAAAATGTAATtaagatgttaaaattattttttttttcattattttgttAGGGTATACGAAgtaaaatatttcactttcataattatacaaattttaatataaattttataagtaTAAAGATTAAAATACTAAAGACGTCTAACTATATGATAATTTCTAATTATCCGAAAGAAGACTACTCCTGGTTGAGCTTATCCTTGGTCTAAGGAACACCATTTCTTGGTTTAAATCAGTCGAATTTGGTTCTCGTAACTTAACGATGGTGACCGGAATCCAGTGAATCGAGTGGAGTACCTGCACTCTCGGTGTCCTTACCTCAAAACCCTTGCATGGCAAAGTggctcaaaaataaataaattctggTCGAATCTGTTAAATTGCCTTTTCGTACAGTCACCGGAAGTGACGCTAATCTAACGGGGGTACGCAAAACTCGTGGTGGACTTACCGCACAACCCTCAGGCGACAAAGTGCCTTCAAAAGATTTTTCTTTCGGTTGTTAAACTGCGTGTTCGTACCATCATCGGCGGTGACCCTAACCAAGCCAACAAGCGGAGTACGTAGCCCCACGGTGAAGTTACTGCGCAGTACATAGACTACAAAGTGGctcgaaaaaaaaaatttctttgtcaAATCAGCCAAATTCCAGTTTCGTACTGTCACCGGTGGTGACCCTAACCCTGGCTGAAAGCGCGTTTCGTAGACTTGCCGTATTCTTACCGCACGGCACTCGGACAACAAAGTGGCTTctaaaatttcttttattttgtcAGGACATCAGCTTGATTCGTCCGAAGAGAACGAAGAACGAATCTGAGAACAACAATTCAATTCAATTCCATTCCATTCCATCCTATTTGGCTTTTTCCAAaccaaaaaaaatgaaaagaaaagaaaaaacgtATGTTTGATCCAACAACGTCGTGATCACATCATCGCTTCAAGCAAAAGAACAAATCAAGTTTTCTTGGTAATTGAAGTAAACAAACTGAGAACTGAAACAGCAACATCACAACTCAAGGGAATAAACAGGAGAGTATAGATAATGTAATAGAATTATAATCCACATCCTTATTCTCACTGCAACTTATAATAAACAACTCTCAGCAATTTCAAGTTACATCATAATTTGTAAAAGGAATACTTATATCAGCACAAAATAGCTTCGAGCGTCATTGAACAGTCGATCGGATGCCGTCGTAgacttctttattttctttttgttgctgtaaaagaaaagcaaattgtACGAATCAACAAACAGCTTTAATCTTGAGAAAGAATTCACAATTTCTTGCTTGAGAAACATGCAAAGTCATATTTtatcaaagaaaaaagaagagaatttttactgTGGAATAACTTAAATTCTGAAGGAATGCCAATAATGTATCTTtcttaaacattaaaaaaaaaagtagaaacaAAGTAACACGCTATACAAATAACTCGTGTCATACATTTTTTGTGGAATATGCCAATGCAAAAGGATTTTTAGTTTTCATTGATAAAAACAAATCAGAAGGAAACTTTTTTTCTCTCCAAAAGATTTACATAATGGTGTAGAGGGAAGGAGTAGCTACTTATACCATTTTGTTAGAATAAGCTTAGCACCCTTTAACCAAATAAACATACCGTCTcacaaaataagcttgtttgctgAGCTATTATGGGACAAGTCTCTATTCCCTACTTGGTTTCCAGTGCATTAAAATGACTACAAAATTAGATGCTCGCATCTTAACGTCAATACTGCAGTAATAAACTTACAGTGGAGTGAACCCCGATAAATAAAGCCATCCAAGTAATCCTTACTGGGGAGAATGTCCTTTATGCTGCAACTGCCAAAGGCCTTTTGCTAGTCTTTATGCCTCTTATTGCTGCAAAACCAAAAGTCACTGTTCAAATAACCCTGAGGGCACATAATTATTTAAACTTCAAAGAACTATAGTTTTTCGTTGTTCCTTCATGTTTTACGTAAACCAGTTTAATTAGGAGTATAAAGATTTAAGTTACTGAATGAAAAAGTAAGGTCCATGCCTTCTGCATAATCTTTGGCACCAAAGACTGCAGAACCTGCAACTATAGCATTAGCGCCAGCTTCAATAACCTGCGATGCACAAAGAACAAATAAGTTACCTGATTTACCTTGAAAACTCAAAAATGCTTGCTAAGACAAGGTTAGTTGGTGGTGTCAGTAAACATGATGCAGCAGAAAATAACAGCACCAATGACCATTCATAAAATTTCCTGGCTGTTGTACGACAAACTCCTAAATGATCAAGCTTACGTGCCATCCTTTGAACAAACTTCTCATATCTACTCCCTCATGGCAAAGGCATACACGATGGACAAAACAATCATCAGGGCAGAAAACCTATAAACTGCATTCCACTGCATATTGTGCCACCACCCAAGTAGCCTGGTGATTGAGCCACTCGGGAAGCTTTCCTATGCTTGGGGTTTTGAATCCTCTGTTATGCATGATGCAGTCGTTTGAACCTAGTGCATCTGAATATCTTACACATTCCTCTGCCTATCATGTGGATAGGGTGATTCATTCAACTGCCTATCATTACCACCCTGGACTGAGATAATGTTAAATATATCAATTGAGAAAAGACCATACATGTGGAAGTTGAAACAATTAATTGATATGACTCAAGAAAGGCACCTTATATGCATTTGAAGGACCAACACCACCATCCACTTCAATCCATGGATTCACACCCTGCATCCCAGGAAGAAATTATGAATTGCATAGCCTCTTTGTACtcaaaaaaattgaaaaaaaaaaaaaatgttgttcGTATGTACCTTTTCAGCGCATAACCTCCTCAAATCTGAAATTTTCTTCACCTGACTTTCAATAAAACTCTGGCCACCAAACCCAGGATTGACTGACATAATTAAGACAAGATCCACCACTGCCCATGCAAAAAAGTGAAAAATCTGCTCAGTAATTATAAAGCTGATACATGATGTGTCATCTTAAAAGCAATGATTTCACATTAACGCTAgataaaaagagaaataaaaaatatgaaagaCCCATATGGAGAATCACAAACTTTGTGGGCCAGCTCCTAGAATCTTACATAAATATTGTACCATGTTTCTAGGCTCATCTGCTATTAGCTCATTATTACGTCCTGGATCATTATAGCTGAAGTTCTCATTCCAAATATGAGTGGCCATGGTGAAGCATGTAAACTCTTCTAAGAACATCAATGATTTCCTTATACCATATTTCTTGACTTCAGAAGTACAGAGAGGTAAGACCATAGCAGAATGATATTAACAATTAGGCTGAAAAGGACGCCAATTATTTATTCTGCAATTTGAATTCAGTGCTACATTCCCAAATTAAATCAAAGAGAAGCTGCAATCCCTTCACAGTTTTAAAGAACATTTGCTCCCGAACTTTGCCCCACAAGTTTTGCATTACCTGATCAGATTTCTTTATCAAATATGAACAATGATTGGAATAGAAATCTTACCATCTAGCACATACTCTATGGCACTTAATGGGGTTGCAGGGTTTAAAACAACTCCAGCTTTTGCTCCCAGACTCTTTACCTGAAATCAAGGGAAGTACATGATTGTCTCTTGTAAAACTAACACCCATTTTCAAAGACTTAAGATACAATACATATTTATAACCAGGAGAGATGTGTAATGACATCTGGGAACAAACTTCAAAGTCCAAACTTCAGAGTATCAACTTTTACAGAAGAATAAAACATAAATTTCTTCAAAAGTTGCAAGTAAAAGTTCTGTTATTTTCCATTTATGGACTATcctatttgtttgaaaatgcatTTTCCAAATTTAGTCACCAAGAAGTGAAACAAAAGTTTCCAATCAAAGCAATGTCTTTTTCATGGAAAGATCTTTGAGAAAATTTGCTGCAAAATTTGAGGTTCGGAAATTATCATCATCTCATGATATGAGCAAGATGTTTGTTAATATAATCAATTCTATGAGATGATGACTCAATACACAAGGCATGGAAAGCTTAACTAATTTCACCAAACTATGTATGTAATGGCAATTCAAACTGCAGGAAATTTGACCTGTAATAATTTCACCAAACTAAGTCAATTCATATCACAACTGCATTAAGTGTATTTTGCCTAAAACATGCATAGCATCAAGATAGCAAAACAAATGGATTATTGAAAGAAAGCTCAACTAATTGTTTTATCTATTTAGGAATAGATAACATCAAAAGCATAATTATATAGATGCCGGAACAAACCTCAAAATATGAGGGACAAAATCAGTCATATTATTAACCAACATAAACAGTCTCATGAAATAACCCTTAAATTCACTAAATGGCAAAGTTTGAGAGTACATAAATTCTCATCTGCAATCAGATGAAGAAGTTTGCACATTTTAAGTATTATAGACACATGCCACACAAAATAATATCATTTTAATTGAGACATAAACTTGATTGTAAAAGTTACCTGATCAATTGTCCGATGCAAGTGAATGGTAGACGACTGTTCGCAATGAACACTGACAATGTCTGCACCTGCCTTGATAAAATCTGGAACCCGCTGCTCAGGTTCTACGATCATCTAGAATTTGGATTCCCGAAAAGAAAATCGTCAATATGACTTGACGCCAATAAATTTGCAATTATTGAAGGCATCAGAATTATATAAACTAAAAAACATGAGTACAAGCTTGTAACTTAAAGAACCAGCTAGGAATCATACCAAATGCACATCCAATGGAAGATCAGTTACGGGGCGCAAGGCATCAACAACTAAAGGTCCTATTGTGATATTTGGCACAAAGCGTCCATCCATTACATCAACATGAATCCAGTCACACCCTGCCACGTCGACAGCTTTAACCTGTACATGTGACATTAATGATTAATTTCATCAATTACAAGCTCTAAATCACCTGTTTTCTTCAAATTTCACTTGACACTTTCAGAGAAAACATAAACATGACAGACCTATCTTCATCCTCCTCTTATATAAACTGTCAAGTAATGGATCCCAAATACAAATATTTCTCAAGAGTACCCTAACATATGTCATCTCTAAATAATgtcaagaagaaacaaaatacaaTGTACAATGATCATAAATCTCCTATATCAATTTTGCATAACATGAGCTCCGACAGTGAAAAGGTCACACTAAGATGAATAATAAGGTGTATAGAATATGTCAAAGAAAAGTTTCTTTTACACGGCATAGGTTAACTATAATGTTTCTAAGGAACATAAGAGCCAAGATTGAGCTAAACCCTTCAAGCAGAGGTATCTGAACCTGATAAAAGCTAAATCATTCAACAAACACAATAGATGGAACACTTTGAATGACAATGAAAAGATTTCGTTAATCTAATTCAATAACGAAAATGAATATCATTACATCTTAAGGCAGATTATTTCCTTAATGAGAGTCTGCAAACAAAATCTTTAAGAGCAGCAATTGCTGAACACATACAACGCATCAAAAGTATGAACCAAAGAAAAGACTCGAGTATTAACCATTTCATA
Protein-coding sequences here:
- the LOC135606258 gene encoding ribulose-phosphate 3-epimerase, chloroplastic-like — translated: MIASATAASSSSLAIAVPHSGRLRKSSLLLSRTNIAVRRNFPSVVKASARVDKYSKSDIIVSPSILSANFSKLGEQVKAVDVAGCDWIHVDVMDGRFVPNITIGPLVVDALRPVTDLPLDVHLMIVEPEQRVPDFIKAGADIVSVHCEQSSTIHLHRTIDQVKSLGAKAGVVLNPATPLSAIEYVLDVVDLVLIMSVNPGFGGQSFIESQVKKISDLRRLCAEKGVNPWIEVDGGVGPSNAYKVIEAGANAIVAGSAVFGAKDYAEAIRGIKTSKRPLAVAA
- the LOC103976731 gene encoding uncharacterized protein LOC103976731 isoform X4 encodes the protein MAETPPPFQESSRCDVCNCSFTTFRRRHHCRCCGRTLCHEHSSNYMALPQFGIYSDVRVCSDCLNNSPRSQKDDTQALANSSDVGADSISRLTLHENTDLVAKATSGESIVGVPECKCGMPLCICVTPTPEPAPMQGTTMLNIQSNPKPRKTSSSQQPAESISRKHAATSSSKPSSFFNLGQASNNAVDEACANYDVSGEGLREAIKNSDSTAVRELLSKGVDPNYCDKQGLTLLHLAAVFNQTEIAFILMDHGASTESKNAQGETPLDCAPTMLQYKMRKKAEELAGTAQAI
- the LOC135606256 gene encoding late embryogenesis abundant protein D-29-like yields the protein MAVDTSSKLSRSVLMLLLLLSVLLVAASATTEHEAEEKGREGGEPSESWTAWAKDKISGGFGLKKNQEDEEEEDATRKVEEAATTGRERGQEMIHDKAGKAKEAAETSTEKLQEIASEIGSEAPEKMGKAKEAAAEKAAKAKEAAGKTAKEAAAEAKEKGAKAKEEAVKTAEEAAAKARESATGATEKAKEKAKETVDAAKEKVEAAKEYVMGGGAERHEEEL
- the LOC103976731 gene encoding uncharacterized protein LOC103976731 isoform X2; this encodes MHLICVDRRILHRSASLVSPSLSIADFTFCPWNFSAFRIRGADRRSDPWRKRRRPSRNPPAATSATVASPPSAAGSQKDDTQALANSSDVGADSISRLTLHENTDLVAKATSGESIVGVPECKCGMPLCICVTPTPEPAPMQGTTMLNIQSNPKPRKTSSSQQPAESISRKHAATSSSKPSSFFNLGQASNNAVDEACANYDVSGEGLREAIKNSDSTAVRELLSKGVDPNYCDKQGLTLLHLAAVFNQTEIAFILMDHGASTESKNAQGETPLDCAPTMLQYKMRKKAEELAGTAQAI
- the LOC103976731 gene encoding uncharacterized protein LOC103976731 isoform X1: MHLICVDRRILHRSASLVSPSLSIADFTFCPWNFSAFRIRGADRRSDPWRKRRRPSRNPPAATSATVASPPSAAGSQKDDTQALANSSDVGADSISRLTLHENTDLVAKATSGESIVGVPECKCGMPLCICVTPTPEPAPMQMQGTTMLNIQSNPKPRKTSSSQQPAESISRKHAATSSSKPSSFFNLGQASNNAVDEACANYDVSGEGLREAIKNSDSTAVRELLSKGVDPNYCDKQGLTLLHLAAVFNQTEIAFILMDHGASTESKNAQGETPLDCAPTMLQYKMRKKAEELAGTAQAI
- the LOC103976731 gene encoding vacuolar protein sorting-associated protein 27 isoform X3, with translation MAETPPPFQESSRCDVCNCSFTTFRRRHHCRCCGRTLCHEHSSNYMALPQFGIYSDVRVCSDCLNNSPRSQKDDTQALANSSDVGADSISRLTLHENTDLVAKATSGESIVGVPECKCGMPLCICVTPTPEPAPMQMQGTTMLNIQSNPKPRKTSSSQQPAESISRKHAATSSSKPSSFFNLGQASNNAVDEACANYDVSGEGLREAIKNSDSTAVRELLSKGVDPNYCDKQGLTLLHLAAVFNQTEIAFILMDHGASTESKNAQGETPLDCAPTMLQYKMRKKAEELAGTAQAI